The following coding sequences are from one Bradyrhizobium sp. 200 window:
- the livM gene encoding high-affinity branched-chain amino acid ABC transporter permease LivM: MSAPPAAHTSRTPGAAFIFKKALISALVALVLFSLMIGVRTEAGSDGQLTYWTRFGDLAVMVAAVFGGSILVELLRQWWGPVDTVRVVPAPVKSALSLAGRLIAPVLLVFTFLVPVLFYDERYILDLAILVLTYVMLGWGLNVVVGLAGLLDLGYVAFYAVGAYSYALLATNFGLSFWVCLPLAGILAAFWGVLLGFPVLRLRGDYLAIVTLAFGEIIRLVIINWQSLTGGPNGVTGIPRPTLFGIPLTPGDDGLAAMLGIEFSPTHRIVFLFYLILALALLTNWVTIRLRRLPIGRAWEALREDEVACRALGINTTTTKLTAFATGAMFGGFAGAFFATRQGFISPESFTFHESALVLAIVVLGGMGSQLGVALAALAMIGGFELFRGLDQYRMLVFGMAMVLLMIWRPRGLIGHRAPTVFLERQQAISSDLVKEGHG, from the coding sequence GTGAGCGCACCCCCCGCCGCCCATACCTCGCGCACTCCGGGCGCCGCCTTCATCTTCAAGAAAGCGCTGATCAGCGCGCTGGTGGCGCTGGTGCTGTTCTCGCTGATGATCGGCGTGCGCACCGAGGCCGGATCGGACGGACAACTGACCTACTGGACGCGCTTCGGCGACCTTGCCGTCATGGTCGCCGCCGTGTTCGGCGGCAGCATCCTCGTCGAGCTGCTGCGGCAATGGTGGGGACCGGTCGACACCGTCAGGGTGGTCCCGGCCCCGGTGAAGTCGGCGCTTTCGCTCGCCGGACGCCTGATCGCGCCCGTGCTGCTGGTGTTCACGTTTCTGGTGCCGGTCCTGTTCTACGACGAGCGCTACATTCTCGACCTCGCCATCCTCGTGCTCACTTACGTGATGCTCGGATGGGGGCTGAACGTCGTGGTCGGCCTCGCCGGCCTGCTCGATCTCGGCTACGTCGCGTTCTATGCCGTCGGCGCCTATTCCTACGCGCTGCTGGCGACCAATTTCGGATTGTCGTTCTGGGTATGCCTGCCGCTCGCCGGCATCCTCGCCGCGTTCTGGGGCGTGCTGCTCGGCTTTCCCGTGCTGCGGCTGCGCGGCGATTATCTCGCCATCGTCACGCTGGCGTTCGGCGAGATCATCCGCCTCGTCATCATCAACTGGCAGAGCCTGACCGGCGGGCCGAACGGCGTCACCGGCATTCCCCGCCCGACCCTGTTCGGCATTCCGCTCACGCCGGGCGATGACGGGCTTGCGGCCATGCTCGGCATCGAATTCTCGCCGACGCACCGTATCGTGTTCCTGTTCTATTTGATCCTGGCGCTGGCGCTGCTCACCAACTGGGTCACGATCCGGCTGCGGCGGCTGCCGATCGGCCGCGCCTGGGAAGCGCTGCGCGAGGACGAAGTCGCCTGCCGCGCGCTCGGCATCAACACCACCACGACCAAGCTGACCGCGTTCGCGACGGGGGCGATGTTCGGCGGTTTCGCCGGCGCGTTCTTCGCGACCAGACAAGGCTTCATCAGCCCGGAATCCTTCACCTTCCATGAATCGGCGCTGGTGCTGGCGATCGTGGTGCTGGGCGGCATGGGCTCGCAACTCGGCGTGGCGCTCGCCGCACTTGCCATGATCGGCGGCTTCGAGCTGTTCCGCGGCCTCGACCAGTACCGCATGCTGGTGTTCGGCATGGCGATGGTGCTGCTGATGATCTGGCGGCCGCGCGGCCTGATCGGCCATCGCGCGCCGACCGTGTTCCTCGAGCGCCAGCAGGCGATCTCATCCGACCTCGTCAAGGAGGGCCACGGATGA
- a CDS encoding glutathione S-transferase family protein translates to MTITITAFERSPDGGKGLARDTRVRWALEEVGQPYEVRLVSFGAMKEPAHLALHPFGQIPTYEEGDLGLFETGAIVFHIAEHHAGLLPDDANARARAITWMFAALSTVEPPILELVTARIFEGDKPWTAQRMPLVEDRVRDRLGQLSLRLADADWLDGPFSAGDLMMVSVLLRLRASGLLDEYPNLSAYVARGEARPAYKRAFDAQLAVNKPPAG, encoded by the coding sequence ATGACCATCACCATTACCGCCTTTGAACGGTCACCCGATGGTGGCAAGGGACTGGCGCGTGATACGCGCGTTCGCTGGGCGCTGGAAGAAGTGGGCCAACCTTACGAGGTTCGTCTTGTTTCGTTCGGAGCGATGAAGGAACCCGCACATCTGGCGCTTCATCCTTTCGGGCAGATTCCGACCTATGAGGAAGGCGATCTCGGCTTGTTCGAGACGGGGGCGATCGTGTTCCATATCGCGGAGCACCATGCGGGCCTGTTGCCGGACGATGCCAATGCAAGGGCGCGCGCGATCACATGGATGTTCGCCGCGCTCAGCACGGTGGAGCCGCCGATCCTTGAACTTGTAACCGCCAGGATCTTTGAGGGCGACAAGCCCTGGACCGCACAACGCATGCCTCTCGTCGAGGATCGCGTCCGTGACCGGCTGGGCCAACTTTCCCTTCGCCTTGCCGATGCCGACTGGCTCGATGGTCCGTTCAGCGCGGGCGACCTGATGATGGTGTCGGTGCTGCTCAGGTTGAGGGCGTCGGGTTTGCTGGACGAATATCCGAACCTCTCCGCCTATGTGGCCCGCGGCGAAGCGCGGCCCGCCTACAAGCGTGCCTTCGACGCTCAATTGGCGGTTAACAAGCCACCGGCCGGCTGA
- a CDS encoding branched-chain amino acid ABC transporter permease LivH (LivHMGF is the membrane component of the LIV-I/LS branched-chain amino acid transporter) has protein sequence MDYFAQQLINGLVLGSIYGLIAIGYTMVYGIVGMINFAHGDIFMIGGFIALITFLILVSFGLTAIPLILLVVLLVSMAITALYGWTVERIAYRPLRHSFRLAPMLSAIGMSFVLTNYSQVAQGARVKPVPPIITGGYTLHEGAGGFVVQLSNIQIIVVITTIVLLALFTWLVSSTRLGRDMRACEQDQTMASLLGVDVDRTISMTFVIGAALAAVAGMMYLLYYGLVDFFMGFVAGIKAFTAAVLGGIGSLPGAMLGGLLIGLIETLWSAYFSVEYKDVAAFSILIVVLVFLPTGLLGRPEVEKV, from the coding sequence ATGGATTATTTCGCCCAGCAACTGATCAACGGCCTTGTGCTCGGCTCGATCTACGGCCTGATCGCCATCGGCTACACGATGGTCTACGGCATCGTCGGCATGATCAACTTCGCCCACGGTGACATTTTCATGATCGGCGGCTTCATCGCCCTGATCACCTTCCTGATCCTGGTCTCGTTCGGCCTGACCGCCATCCCCCTCATCCTGCTGGTGGTATTGCTGGTATCGATGGCCATCACGGCGCTCTATGGCTGGACGGTGGAGCGCATCGCTTACCGGCCGCTGCGGCACTCGTTCCGCCTGGCGCCGATGCTCTCCGCGATCGGTATGTCATTCGTGCTGACCAATTATTCCCAGGTCGCCCAGGGCGCGCGCGTCAAGCCCGTCCCGCCGATCATCACCGGCGGCTACACCCTGCATGAGGGCGCCGGCGGCTTCGTGGTGCAGCTTTCCAACATCCAGATCATCGTGGTCATCACGACCATTGTGCTGCTCGCCCTGTTCACCTGGCTGGTATCGAGCACGCGGCTGGGGCGCGACATGCGCGCCTGCGAGCAGGACCAGACCATGGCCTCACTGCTCGGTGTCGATGTCGACCGCACCATTTCCATGACCTTCGTGATCGGCGCCGCGCTCGCCGCCGTCGCCGGCATGATGTACCTGCTCTATTACGGGCTGGTCGATTTCTTCATGGGCTTTGTGGCCGGGATCAAGGCGTTCACCGCCGCGGTCCTCGGCGGCATCGGCTCATTGCCCGGCGCGATGCTGGGCGGGCTCCTGATCGGCCTGATCGAGACGCTGTGGTCGGCGTATTTCTCGGTCGAGTACAAGGACGTCGCCGCGTTCTCGATCCTGATCGTGGTCCTCGTCTTCCTTCCGACCGGCCTGCTCGGCCGGCCCGAAGTCGAAAAAGTCTGA